The following DNA comes from Quercus robur chromosome 1, dhQueRobu3.1, whole genome shotgun sequence.
TGAAGAAGCTTGGTATCTCAAAGACCAGGCCCGAGGAGCTTACACCACAAGAAGTCAAAAAATTTGCTAGGCTTGATATTGACCCTAATTCGCTCACATGGAGGAGAGTAATGGACGTAAATGACCGGTTCTTGAGGAAGATTACTATTGGCCAGGGTCCTGAAGAGAAGGGGATGGTGAGAGAAACAGGATTTGATATTTCAGTAGCTAGTGAAATCATGGCAGTTTTGGCCCTGACAACATCCCTAGCTGATATGAGACAGAGGCTTGGGAATATGGTGATTGGAAATAGCAAGGCTGGTGACCCCGTAACTGCCGATGATCTTGGAGTTGGAGGTGCTTTGACTGTGCTAATGAAAGATGCTATTAACCCCACTTTAATGCAGACTCTTGAGGGAACCCCAGTTCTTGTTCATGCTGGTCCTTTTGCTAATATTGCACATGGGAATTCTTCTATTGTGGCCGATAAGATTGCACTAAAACTGGTGGGACCTGGAGGGTTTGTGGTCACAGAAGCAGGTTTCGGGGCTGATATTGGAACTGAGAAGTTCATGAACATAAAATGCCGATATAGTGGTTTAACACCTCAGTGTGCTGTTATTGTGGCAACGATAAGGGCTTTGAAAATGCATGGTGGTGGGCCAGAAGTTATTGCTGGGAAGCCTCTTGATCATGCCTATTTAAATGAGAATGTTGCTCTTGTTGAAGCAGGTTGCGTGAATCTTGCCAGGCATATCTCAAACACAAAGGCTTACGGTGTGAATGTCGTTGTTGCTGTGAACATGTTCTCTACCGATTCTGAGGCAGAGCTCAGTGCAGTCAGGAATGCAGCGCTGGCTGCTGGGGCATATGATGCTGTGATTTGTACTCATCATGCCCATGGTGGAAAAGGAGCGGTTAGTCACTTCATTCCCTTCACTAATTAGTTTATTTAATCCAAAAGGCCATCACTCTCCACACTTTAAAGCATTATGACTAAATAAGCTTTTTTTCATTGGTAAATTTTTCATCCATCTTGTGGGTCTTGAACgcatgacctcaccctccaccttgctcttacaaggggAGGATGTGCTGTTTGAGCTGAAGTTCATTGACAGAAAGGCATTAGgatatataagagaaaaattaattgatctATTATTGTGACCACTCTATGGACTATTCCAAGTGAGAAGCTTGGTTTGCTTACAAATTCCAGCATAAACTATCTTTCTCTGAATTGCAACCCAATTTAACCTTGTGATAATCTCTAAACTCACATCAGATCCGGCCTTATTTTTATGCAGCCTCTGTATCATGCACTTATATTCTTTAACCTAACCTAGAAAAGGCCTTTAATAATAAGTTGTAACATTGAATCATAAATTATTCCTGCTCCTCCTGCATCTTCATGCCTTCTCCAATATTATGTTAGATTTCTTGACAATAAGAAAACCACTTAATGAAATAGATATCTTGGACCACTAGAGATACACACTATCCAGCAGAGGACTACGTGTTGTCTCATTTTTTGTTGTCTGTTGAATCTGCGGATGCCAGAAGATGGAATGCTGGCGGCAGTGAAACTCTGAATTCAGCTCCTCCCTTCACATGGGGAGATAGCAATTGATGTTTCTAAAACTGCAAGGGATGGATTTTTTCACTAATCGATAAAATTATCATGATCTTCAGGTTGACCTTGGGATTGCAGTTCAAAAAGCCTGTGAGAATGTCACACAACCATTAAGGTTTTTATATCCGTTGGATACTGGTATCAAAGAGAAAATAGAGGCAATAGCAGGGTCATATGGTGCCAGTGGTGTTGAATACTCAGAGCAGGTAACCTCCTAACCTCTATAATATTGTTTTAGCAGTTCACTTTCTAATTGCATGATCAATGATTTTAAATCCCATCTTTTAagggttttaattttaattttgacatCAATTTTGATTGAATTATACTCAAAGCTGACATTTATTTAGTGCACGATTAGTCTGCTGAAGTTTCATAGTGGACCCCAAAGTTTGGGACTTTGTCGTTTGttggttttaaatttaaaaataaaaataaaaaaaataaaaaaattgagtgcATCTGAAAATGTCTTAAAATAACGTTGTTCAGACCAGGTGAAAGTGAAGAAATATGACAAGAATTTTTTATGAAGT
Coding sequences within:
- the LOC126720233 gene encoding formate--tetrahydrofolate ligase yields the protein MSSSKTVRKLQVVSPVPADIDIANSVQPLHISEIANELNLSPNHYDLYGKYKAKVLLSVLDEVKGSKDGYYVVVGGITPTPLGEGKSTTTVGLCQALGAFLDKKVVTCLRQPSQGPTFGIKGGAAGGGYSQVIPMDEFNLHLTGDIHAITAANNLLAAAIDTRIFHESTQSDKALLNRLCPPNKEGKRSFSDIMFRRLKKLGISKTRPEELTPQEVKKFARLDIDPNSLTWRRVMDVNDRFLRKITIGQGPEEKGMVRETGFDISVASEIMAVLALTTSLADMRQRLGNMVIGNSKAGDPVTADDLGVGGALTVLMKDAINPTLMQTLEGTPVLVHAGPFANIAHGNSSIVADKIALKLVGPGGFVVTEAGFGADIGTEKFMNIKCRYSGLTPQCAVIVATIRALKMHGGGPEVIAGKPLDHAYLNENVALVEAGCVNLARHISNTKAYGVNVVVAVNMFSTDSEAELSAVRNAALAAGAYDAVICTHHAHGGKGAVDLGIAVQKACENVTQPLRFLYPLDTGIKEKIEAIAGSYGASGVEYSEQAEKQIEMYSKQGFSGLPICMAKTQYSFSHEASKKGAPTGFTLPIRDVRASIGAGFIYPLVGTMSTMPGLPTRPCFYDIDLDTATGKVIGLS